The Lucilia cuprina isolate Lc7/37 chromosome 5, ASM2204524v1, whole genome shotgun sequence genome includes a window with the following:
- the LOC111683378 gene encoding protein snakeskin, producing the protein MVSVETIGSIFIKALKLVLNLIILILYRIGDGGEFLGVGGTWNLNEEKSADCEIVASGVMVGFFIYTGCHTIAFLFGTTKHKRELSDTIMNVVGTFMWVAVGGTALHYWKGYMKDNDFLYVASERQVGIAMGALCVIEGALYLLDTVLACIHYSKGDTDYVQ; encoded by the exons atggTGTCTGTAGAAACAATTGGTTCTATATTTATCAAGGCCTTGAAAttg GTTCTTAATTTAATCATTCTTATCTTATATCGTATCGGTGATGGTGGTGAATTCTTGGGTGTTGGCGGTACTTGGAATCTAAATGAGGAGAAAAGTGCCGATTGTGAAATTGTGGCCTCAGGAGTAATGGTGGGTTTTTTCATCTATACCGGTTGTCATACCATAGCCTTTCTCTTTGGCACCACCAAACATAAGAG AGAACTTTCCGATACGATAATGAATGTAGTCGGTACTTTTATGTGGGTGGCTGTAGGCGGTACTGCTCTTCACTATTGGAAGGGCTATATGAAAGACAATGATTTCCTTTATGTGGCCTCCGAAAGACAAGTTGGTATTGCTATGGGTGCTTTGTGTGTTATAGAGGGAGCTTTGTATCTATTGGATACCGTATTGGCCTGTATACACTATTCCAAGGGTGATACCGATTATGTGCAGTAA